In a genomic window of Bacteroidota bacterium:
- a CDS encoding DnaB-like helicase C-terminal domain-containing protein: MIFINGRQEVEALLLSSLINSNGSFVKYKRNILTEYFSNELHKKIFEAMLLINSEGGRFDLISIKTVGNLSNQDVCGLAEISSLECSSRNLGLFVRKLTELVIKEKINNFKLKKTEDVFDEQSEMQRINLEISQLFNSHTRKPKDTMLNDFEKYLEVNQAGIKRIKTPFPTLTRMLSGGFSPGSFVLVGGVPGSGKTSLLLQIAISAAMQNYKIHFIESEMAESEIFERCCGILTETDIDKLRCGQEYAAAAIAQLQQLPIEFHFDYKRTLSNLINEVELAAVNGASLVIVDYLQVYGERSKTSSDEFLSIKKVSEQLRQIALKYNFVLIVASSLNRNEITSNKPGLNSLYGSSGLGHDCSQGILLYGEQQDEKEMIKSERSLTLRVVKNRTGVRGDIALKYFLDSQKMVELETRF, encoded by the coding sequence ATGATTTTTATAAATGGTCGGCAGGAAGTCGAGGCGTTGCTCTTGTCTTCGTTAATCAATTCAAACGGTTCGTTTGTTAAATACAAAAGAAACATTTTAACGGAATACTTTTCAAACGAATTGCATAAAAAGATATTTGAAGCGATGCTTCTTATCAATTCCGAAGGCGGTCGATTCGATTTAATTTCAATCAAGACGGTCGGGAACTTATCGAATCAGGATGTTTGCGGGCTTGCTGAAATCAGTTCGTTGGAGTGCAGCAGCCGGAATCTTGGTTTATTTGTGCGGAAGTTGACGGAGTTAGTCATAAAAGAGAAAATAAACAATTTCAAACTGAAAAAGACAGAGGACGTATTCGATGAACAATCCGAAATGCAGAGAATCAATCTTGAAATTTCTCAGTTGTTTAATTCACACACTCGAAAACCTAAAGATACGATGCTTAACGATTTTGAGAAATATCTTGAAGTTAATCAAGCCGGAATCAAACGAATAAAAACTCCGTTCCCGACATTAACGAGAATGCTTTCAGGTGGATTCTCTCCGGGTTCGTTTGTTTTAGTCGGTGGTGTTCCCGGTTCGGGAAAAACTTCTCTCTTGCTTCAGATTGCTATATCTGCTGCAATGCAAAATTATAAAATCCATTTCATCGAAAGCGAAATGGCTGAATCGGAAATATTCGAGAGGTGCTGTGGAATTTTAACGGAAACCGATATTGATAAACTTCGATGCGGTCAAGAATATGCTGCTGCTGCAATTGCACAGCTTCAGCAGTTACCGATTGAGTTTCATTTCGATTATAAACGGACTCTCTCGAATTTAATTAACGAGGTGGAGCTTGCAGCGGTGAACGGTGCTTCGTTGGTTATCGTAGATTATCTTCAGGTATATGGTGAACGGTCTAAGACGTCAAGCGATGAATTCCTATCAATCAAAAAAGTTTCGGAACAATTGAGGCAAATAGCTTTGAAATATAATTTTGTCTTAATCGTAGCATCAAGCTTGAACAGGAACGAGATAACCTCAAACAAGCCGGGCTTGAACTCTCTCTATGGTTCGAGTGGACTTGGACACGATTGCTCTCAGGGCATATTGCTTTACGGTGAGCAGCAAGATGAAAAAGAAATGATAAAATCTGAAAGGAGCTTAACCTTGCGAGTAGTTAAAAATCGGACAGGTGTTCGGGGTGATATTGCTTTAAAATATTTCCTTGATT